In Micromonospora sp. LH3U1, one genomic interval encodes:
- a CDS encoding XdhC family protein, whose protein sequence is MTTIAERARELTVSREPFVHATVVRAQDPTSARPGDDAVIRADGSIEGFVGGVCAESSVRAAALDTLRDGTALLLRVLPDGAAPFPETPGARVVVNPCHSGGAIEVFLRPMLPAPALRVVGSTPISAAVATLAAFLDFDVVTADDSTGCTAVVVAGLGKGEQEAIRAALDAGVGFIALVASGKRGATLLDELGLTDAERSRVHSPAGLEIGARTPQEIALSIMSEVVRAIRVDGLVPASGAPAARPQQAVDPVCGMTVLVSSETPHARVDGQDVWFCCAGCLASYTAA, encoded by the coding sequence GACGTCGGCCCGGCCGGGCGACGACGCGGTGATCCGGGCGGACGGCTCGATCGAGGGCTTCGTGGGCGGGGTGTGCGCCGAAAGTTCGGTGCGGGCGGCGGCACTCGACACGCTGCGCGACGGCACCGCCCTGCTGCTGCGGGTGCTGCCGGACGGTGCAGCCCCGTTTCCGGAGACGCCCGGGGCCCGGGTGGTGGTCAACCCGTGCCACTCCGGTGGCGCGATCGAGGTCTTCCTCCGACCGATGCTGCCGGCGCCGGCACTGCGCGTGGTCGGCAGCACGCCGATCAGCGCGGCAGTGGCGACTCTCGCCGCGTTCCTCGACTTCGACGTCGTCACCGCTGACGACTCCACCGGCTGCACCGCGGTCGTCGTGGCCGGGCTCGGCAAGGGCGAGCAGGAGGCGATCCGGGCCGCACTGGACGCTGGCGTGGGATTCATCGCGCTCGTCGCCAGCGGCAAGCGCGGCGCAACCCTGCTCGACGAGCTGGGGTTGACCGACGCGGAACGGTCCCGCGTCCACTCACCGGCCGGGTTGGAGATCGGCGCGCGTACGCCGCAGGAGATCGCCCTGTCGATCATGAGTGAGGTGGTCCGGGCGATCCGGGTGGACGGGTTGGTCCCGGCCTCGGGCGCACCGGCCGCCCGACCGCAGCAGGCCGTCGATCCGGTCTGCGGGATGACCGTGCTGGTCTCATCGGAGACCCCGCACGCGCGAGTCGACGGGCAGGACGTCTGGTTCTGCTGCGCCGGCTGCCTCGCGAGTTACACGGCGGCGTAG
- a CDS encoding nucleotidyltransferase family protein, with amino-acid sequence MFLTGVVLAAGASVRLGEAKQLLPYRGRTLLDATLDLARSCGFDQLLVTLGGAASDIRERVDLTGCQVVENPGFSTGCGSSVSTAARAVDPRADALVLLLGDQPGVRAANVRRVAAAATPLAVCRYANGLGHPFRFGRAVLPELYDLHGDKAVWKLLHSGRHPLTEVPVDGPVPIDVDTRADYERLLAGEA; translated from the coding sequence GTGTTCCTGACCGGCGTGGTGCTCGCCGCGGGCGCATCGGTGCGGCTCGGCGAGGCGAAGCAGCTGCTCCCGTACCGGGGGCGGACGCTGCTCGACGCCACCCTCGACCTGGCCCGCTCGTGCGGCTTCGACCAACTGCTCGTCACCCTGGGCGGCGCGGCGAGCGACATCCGCGAGCGGGTGGACCTGACCGGCTGCCAGGTCGTGGAGAACCCGGGGTTCAGCACCGGCTGCGGGTCGTCGGTCAGCACGGCAGCGCGGGCGGTGGACCCCCGCGCCGACGCGCTCGTGCTGCTCCTCGGCGACCAGCCCGGCGTCCGTGCCGCAAACGTCCGCCGGGTCGCGGCGGCGGCCACCCCGCTGGCCGTCTGTCGGTACGCGAACGGGCTCGGCCATCCCTTCCGCTTCGGCCGTGCGGTCCTTCCCGAGCTGTACGACCTGCACGGCGACAAGGCCGTCTGGAAGCTGCTGCACTCCGGGCGCCACCCGCTGACCGAGGTGCCCGTCGACGGGCCCGTGCCGATCGACGTGGACACCCGGGCGGACTACGAGCGCCTGCTGGCGGGCGAGGCATGA